DNA sequence from the Chloroflexota bacterium genome:
GTCTCGGTTTCGTAAGCCCCTATAACAATGTATGTCTCTGTACATGCACTTTGAGGGGGAGCGACAATGGGTTTCCCCGTAATCATCCTTGGATATTCACGGGCTTCGCCACCTTCACCATAACCCATTGAGATCAGAACCTTCCATAACCTCAGCATCTCTGTTCCGGTGGTGATGGCAGACTTTGCGATCTTCCCGACAGCCTTATTCGCAAATAGCATTATGGCACCTTGCTTTTCTGGCCTAACAAACGTTCGTAAGCCAAAAGGTTTTTGTCTAGAAACTTGGCCACTCATCGAGGGGTATTTCTTGGCAGCAACCTTCTCCAGGATTGAGATGGCCTTGTTGAACCGCACAAATGTATCGAACTGATCCAAAGGTCGCGTCATCGTGTCGGCCATATCATTCATGTGTGTAGTTACTCTACATGGCCCCTGATAGTCCCGTTCCCAGAGAAAGAAACAGACACCCCCAATGACCTTAACGCCGGGAAAAACATCCGAGGCTATTGGATAATCAACCAAATTGGATATATGGCGGTCATGTAGCATCACATCGCGGAAATCATCCAACCCTTTACCCCCAGCAAACCAACGCGATGGTATGATCATGGACAAATAACGCGGATTGAGCTTCTTGGCTTGTTCCACAAACAGATTATAGATCGGCGATGATCCGGTGCTGTCGCCAGCATCACTTAACTGATACGGTGGATTACCGACAATGACATCGAATTTCATATTGAATAACTCCTCCGGTTTTTCGGCGTGGATGAATTGATAGGCGTGAGTTTCAAGTGCCTCGTCCCGGTCGTAACCTTCTTGATTAGCCCCGCAGAAAACACATCGCCCCTTTTCCCAAGTATGTTCTACGCGCTTGAAGCGGATATTGCCCTGTGGTTCGTCGAATTTCTCGCAAACGGAATATTTCCCATTCGCCGTCTTTGAGCAGTAAACCGATCTGCGGGAAAGTAGGGATGTCAACTCCGTGATGGCAATGCCGAAGATCTGGTTTCTAAAAATATGGTTAATCCTTGCTTGCCTGTCAGGGATTTTCTTTTCCAGACCCGCATCCAAGCGCTTGGCGATCTCCCGCAAAAATACTCCGGTCTTGCAGACCGGATCGAGGAAACGGGCATTTTTATCGTGCCAGATTTCGCCGGGCAATAAATCCAGTATCTGATTGGCCAGTTGCGGCGGCGTAAAAACCTCATCGCTGCTCAGGTTGGCAAGACAGGTCAGCACATCGGGATTGTAGCTGCTATTCATATCCCTCACCAATCTTCAAGAAATGGACGGGGGGGAAAGTCTGTATTTCTTTGGGGATAAATGCTCTTTTCCCTAAATCAGAATACAGTTCGGGTTCCGAAAACAACCCACGCTGACTTGTTTGCTCGCTTGGGATTAGATCCGCAAATGTGTAATCAAGCCGCTTGATCATACTGTTGTGAAAGGGGAAAGACCATGCGGAAAACACAATCGGGCGCGGATTATCGCCTTCCGTCTTCAGTGTGAGGGCGTCGCCATGGGTGATATTGCGATCAAGAATGTATTTGACGGCACTCCGGCATTCGTCCTTTGCCCTCTTTTTGAAAAGGCTGCTATATTTCTGGTTGAAGATGTCAAAAAGCCACTTGCGGCATTCCAGAACATTATCCTCCAGAATATCAATGCCGTAGATGGAGGACATGGCGAGAACGGCGTTCCGCTCATACTCCAGTTGACTTTTGCCGTACCGGGATTCAACGACACGCAGTTTACGTTCCAGGATTTCCGTCAGGAAGTTCCCCGTGCCGCAGGCTGGTTCCAGAAAGCGAGATTCTATCCTTTCAGTCTCCTGTCTCACCAGATCAAGCATGGCATTGACCTCTCGCTTCGCGGTAAGTACCTCGCCATGATCGGCGACTCTCTTTTTAGAAACAACCTGCTTTTCCATCAGTTGTGAATCTATCTTCTCACAGGGCAACATTCTTTTCTATCTTGCTGGGACAGTTACGTTTCCTCTGAAGTTGGCAATCCAGTTGAGATTGTTATCAGCCATGCAATGCCCCCGTCTCGTTGGGTACTCAAGTTCTGGCCTGTGCGAGCGCCATACCTGACCACCCCGATTTGCTGATTGAATGTATCACATGCGAGGTCTATGTTGCAATAGCGCGCAGAAACCCCTTGACTTTCTTCGTGCTTCTTGTATGATTGAACGTAACATGCGAGGCGGGAAACGCAATGGAGCCGGCGCCCCACGAGGCAACCTCAATCGCCTCACCCATGGGGCCAGGTCGGAGACTGTTCAGTCAGCCATCACCCGCGCGCTTCAAGATCCAAAGGGCCGAGCCAAGGTGCTAGAGATCGTCCGACGCTATTCCCAACCACACCCGACAGAGGCACACTCATGAAAAACACTGGGATGAGGCTCCTTAACCAGCAGCCCAAGTCTTCTGGCAATCTCCACATAGGTCATGCCTGAGTCTTTGAGTACAGCGCATTTAACTGCCAAGCGATCAGAATTACCCGGAGGATGTCCGCCAATCTTGCCCGTATTTCGGGGGCTTCCTCTCACTTGATTGAGCACTGCCAAGTCGGATTTGCCGGGGTGCTGGTCGCAGGTTAGGGCTCTTTGTCACCTTCGGCTGATGGCCGAGCCTTGAACATCCCAATGCCATGCCCGACTATCCGCCCAGCAAGGCTGCCCATCACCCAGAGTAGCCCAATAGCCACAACATACCCTATCGCCTTCACTGCACCTTCGAATTCCCCTCCAGAACCAGGAATCAAGTCGGTGAAGGTCTTTATCCTGTCCGGATTGGTGAATGCAAGATAGGCAAGGACAAAGGTGAAGATGAGCAGGCCTATCCCCACAAAGAATACAAGCAGACCAGATATGTTTCCAGCTCTTGCCATGTTTCTCATTGCAGCCTCCTTTATCGACCCTCAGAATGTACCTGCGCTGAGATCATTTTCTGGGCTCGACAATACAGATACAATTGGGAAAGTACTATGCAGACAACTTCCTTCGCAGGTGGTATAAAAACCGCTTGGATACAGAGGGAAAGTCTGAAGTTCTACTAGGGCGTGGCTGGGCTAATAGAGTCCGAATCACTGCCTCATAGTTCCTTATCACCCTGCCCGCGACTCCTGGCATGACCACAAGCCAGACACGTCCAGGTATCCCAGTATTTACAGTGGGTTGTTTCCCTCGCACATTGATGGCAAAACAAATCCTTTGTGTCCATCGACTGCTGACACAGCTCACAACGCAACACTCCGAATCTATCGAACCTGTGTATCTTTTTCAGGCTGCACTTTGTGCAGATTCCCTGGAAAGTCTCAAGTCTCATTTCTGCCTCTATCAGAGATCAGCTCTACCTCAGCCAACATTGAACGATACCGGCTCCACAAAAGCAGCCACAACTATTATGCAAACTGAGCCCCCTCTGCTCAGACAGGGGGCAGGTTTCGAATGGCTGAGACAAGCCGTGAAGGCGTGCCACCGGTCGAAGGCGGCCTTACCAGAAATACGGGACTGGAAGTACCAAGAAGAACCTTTCCCGCCACACTGCCGTAGGCCCATCGACTGATCCCCGAGCGCCCGTGTGTCGCCATGACTACGAGATCAAAGCGGTTCTTATTGGCATAGTCAATGATCCCATCAGCAGGCTGACCCTCAAGTACCACCGAACTTACTCCTGCTCCAATCCCTTCAAACTGCTTCTCTATCTTGCTCAGGTATTTCTCGGCCGATTGCCTGCACTTGACCATATGTTCTCCAGCCATCTTCCCCCAGTTCAAAGATGCTTCCGGCGCAGTGACAGCCGGCAGGACCAGAGGTTCACAAACCCTGACCAGTACCACTTCCACCGGCTCAGTGCTCCGCTGCTTCGCCAGCGCCTCCACATGGGGCAGCACCAGTTCGGCCAATTCGGAGCCATCCAGGGGAACCAGAAACCTGGGTTGTTCGCTATAGACAACCTCTTTGGCAGCAGCCGCTCGCACCAGCCAGACAGGCACGACTGAGGCGCGGAGAACTTTATCAGCCACACTGCCCAGAAGCCAGCGTTTGATCCCCGACCAGCCATGCGTAGCCATGAGTATTAGATCTACTTCATGTTCACCAGCATAGCGCAGGATTTCATCAGCCGGATAGCCTGCAACCAACTCGCCCCGTACCTTTATGGCTTTACCTCTCCGGCGCAACCCGAACTTCTTCTGAACCTCTGCCGACCCAAGCTTCACCATCTCCACCGCCTGCTCAACATAGGCTCGACGCAGGGGCATTGACTCAGAGGCCCCCGGACTGCCAACGTGAAGGAGGATCACCTCCAAGTCCA
Encoded proteins:
- a CDS encoding SAM-dependent DNA methyltransferase, whose product is MEKQVVSKKRVADHGEVLTAKREVNAMLDLVRQETERIESRFLEPACGTGNFLTEILERKLRVVESRYGKSQLEYERNAVLAMSSIYGIDILEDNVLECRKWLFDIFNQKYSSLFKKRAKDECRSAVKYILDRNITHGDALTLKTEGDNPRPIVFSAWSFPFHNSMIKRLDYTFADLIPSEQTSQRGLFSEPELYSDLGKRAFIPKEIQTFPPVHFLKIGEGYE
- a CDS encoding Eco57I restriction-modification methylase domain-containing protein; protein product: MNSSYNPDVLTCLANLSSDEVFTPPQLANQILDLLPGEIWHDKNARFLDPVCKTGVFLREIAKRLDAGLEKKIPDRQARINHIFRNQIFGIAITELTSLLSRRSVYCSKTANGKYSVCEKFDEPQGNIRFKRVEHTWEKGRCVFCGANQEGYDRDEALETHAYQFIHAEKPEELFNMKFDVIVGNPPYQLSDAGDSTGSSPIYNLFVEQAKKLNPRYLSMIIPSRWFAGGKGLDDFRDVMLHDRHISNLVDYPIASDVFPGVKVIGGVCFFLWERDYQGPCRVTTHMNDMADTMTRPLDQFDTFVRFNKAISILEKVAAKKYPSMSGQVSRQKPFGLRTFVRPEKQGAIMLFANKAVGKIAKSAITTGTEMLRLWKVLISMGYGEGGEAREYPRMITGKPIVAPPQSACTETYIVIGAYETETEARHLDAYLRTRFLRFLVGLRKNTQHITKDRFSFVPALPMSKTWTDEKLYAHFELTKDEVAFIETIVRPMESDNE
- a CDS encoding universal stress protein; protein product: MYKKVLVPLDGSELAEVTLVYAKELAGRMDLEVILLHVGSPGASESMPLRRAYVEQAVEMVKLGSAEVQKKFGLRRRGKAIKVRGELVAGYPADEILRYAGEHEVDLILMATHGWSGIKRWLLGSVADKVLRASVVPVWLVRAAAAKEVVYSEQPRFLVPLDGSELAELVLPHVEALAKQRSTEPVEVVLVRVCEPLVLPAVTAPEASLNWGKMAGEHMVKCRQSAEKYLSKIEKQFEGIGAGVSSVVLEGQPADGIIDYANKNRFDLVVMATHGRSGISRWAYGSVAGKVLLGTSSPVFLVRPPSTGGTPSRLVSAIRNLPPV